The Dyadobacter sp. 676 DNA window GCGACGGCCACAATATGCGGATGCATGTTTTCAGCGCGAAACCACCTTACCAGCAACTGACTACCATTCCGGTGCAGGATATGCCGGGCTGGGTTACTTTCAGCATGGACGGGCGCTATGCCTATCCGTCGAGCGGCGAGGTGATCGACGTCAAAACCCGCAAAATCGTGACTACCCTGACCGACGAGTTCCACAACAATGTAGCGAGTGAAAAGATGGTTGAAGTGCAGTTTACAGGCGGGAAGCTCGCACGGGCGGGCGATCAGTTCGGCGTCGGGCGCAGGGGCGCACAAACTGCGGGGAAATAACCCGGGTTTCAGGAAATTTCACAAACTGGTAATGAGCCCGGCGGAACTTGCTTTCGGCCGCAGGTCTTTTTAACTTATTCAGGATAACTGCGCCGGTGTTCGTGCGGTTATCCACGTGCTATGAATGAGAGACAAAAACGGCTCAGGGAACGGCGGCTGATCAAGCTATCGATCGTTATCGGTTCGGCATTTACGATCTGGGCCATCGTGGTCGGCATCGCCGGCGATTCCAAATCCATTATTTTCGATGCCCTTTTCTCGATGGTCGGGATCAGTCTGTCGGGGGTGTCGCTGCTGGTGAACAACTTCGTCCGCAAGCCCGACGACGACGATTTGCCGTTCGGCAGAGCGCAGTTCGAGCCGTTTTCGATGACGCTGCAGTCGGCCGTGATCATTTTCCTCTGTTTGTATTCGCTCGCCACGTCGGTCATGGATATCATCAACGGCGGAAAGCTCGTCGAGCTCGATATCGCATTGCCGTACCTGATCGCTTCCATCATCGGCTGTTTTTTGCTCTGGATCTATTTCAGAAGAATGGCGTTACAAATCCGCTCGGAATATGTTCGCATAGAAGCCACCGAGTGGCAGCTCGACGCGCTCCTGAGCACGGGCGTGCTGGTAGTGTTATCGCTCGGGTACTTTTTGCGGGGTACGTCGCTGGCCTTCCTCATCCCGTACCTCGACCCCGGAATGGTCATCGTCATTTCCATTCTTTTTCTGCGCATTCCGGTCCGGACGTTTTGGAAAAACATCCGCGAATTGCTCCAATTCGCGCCCGACGACGAGGTGGAAGAGAAAATACATCAGGAAGCCGAAGCGATTTCGAAACGCTACGGTTTTATAGACGAATATGTGCGTGTAGCCAAAACAGGCAGCAGCTACACCATTGAAATAGACTTCCTGCTGCCCGAAGACCTGGCGCACACGCAGGTGAAAGAGCTGGACGCGATCCGGCAGGAACTTTACGACCGTATCAAAGGCGATTACAAAATGTGGCTCACTATTTCATTCACGACCGAGCGAAAATGGATGATCTGATCAAAGCCTGCCGAGCTGCATTTGCTTGGGTGTAATGCCGAATTTCCTTTTGAATGCCTGTATAAAATTACTGCTGTTGGCATAACCGACTGCCGCCGCCACTCCATCGACGGTTATGCCCGCGTCGAGCAACAGCTGCCGGGCGTGAAGCATCCGTTTTTCATGGACCAGCTCGTATACGGTGGTATTGTATTTCAGTTTAAAGCCCTCCCGGATCTGATGTTCCGAAAGTCGCGAGCGGC harbors:
- a CDS encoding cation diffusion facilitator family transporter, giving the protein MNERQKRLRERRLIKLSIVIGSAFTIWAIVVGIAGDSKSIIFDALFSMVGISLSGVSLLVNNFVRKPDDDDLPFGRAQFEPFSMTLQSAVIIFLCLYSLATSVMDIINGGKLVELDIALPYLIASIIGCFLLWIYFRRMALQIRSEYVRIEATEWQLDALLSTGVLVVLSLGYFLRGTSLAFLIPYLDPGMVIVISILFLRIPVRTFWKNIRELLQFAPDDEVEEKIHQEAEAISKRYGFIDEYVRVAKTGSSYTIEIDFLLPEDLAHTQVKELDAIRQELYDRIKGDYKMWLTISFTTERKWMI